One part of the Asterias amurensis chromosome 11, ASM3211899v1 genome encodes these proteins:
- the LOC139944393 gene encoding short-chain collagen C4-like isoform X1 gives MSTENGHAEGNMTFQSGFHTPQTDPLGIYSPVLTCRDGKDGKDGRDGRDGKNGEVGRDGRDCHPGQPTSPLQPIGPGQPGEPGPPGERGQPGKQGPSGETGQHGERGPRGEAGPQGQQGRSSSGPTYIRWGRTTCPNQAGTELVYQGYGAGAYYDHKGGTSDLLCLPTDPDVPASYRDGFQENSRLYGMEYQVYSFDPFSHENSEVINDNDVPCAVCRLTNRSTQVLFPAKNECPDNWTKEYKGYLMSAHKVNARKQAVCVDEAPEAIPGSQANVNGALLHLMEAACGALQCPPYVDGREIQCVICSI, from the exons ATGTCTACTGAGAACGGCCATGCTGAGGGGAATATGACGTTTCAATCGGGATTTCATACTCCCCAAACTG ACCCACTTGGAATTTACTCTCCAGTTTTAACTTGCCGAGACGGAAAAGATGGGAAGGATGGCAGAGACGGTCGTGACGGAAAGAACGGAGAAGTTGGACGGGATGGAAGGGACTGCCACCCTGGACAACCCACTAGTCCATTACAACCTATTGGACCGGGACAACCCGGTGAGCCAGGACCACCCGGTGAGCGAGGCCAACCCGGTAAGCAAGGACCAAGTGGTGAGACAGGACAACATGGTGAAAGAGGACCACGCGGTGAGGCAGGGCCACAAGGACAACAG GGGCGTAGTTCTTCAGGACCGACATACATTCGGTGGGGAAGAACCACTTGTCCAAACCAGGCAGGCACAGAGCTCGTATATCAAG GTTATGGTGCTGGTGCATATTATGACCATAAGGGAGGGACTTCGGATCTcttatgtctcccaactgatcCAGATGTACCTGCTTCATACAGAGATGGATTCCAAGAAAACTCACGCCTTTATGGAATGGAATACCAAGTCTACTCATTTGACCCATTTTCTCACGAGAACTCCGAAGTTATTAACGACAATGACGTGCCTTGTGCGGTGTGTCGTCTCACCAATCGAAGCACTCAGGTGTTGTTTCCCGCCAAGAACGAATGTCCTGACAACTGGACAAAGGAATACAAGGGTTACCTCATGTCAGCTCACAAGGTCAACGCGAGGAAGCAAGCTGTATGTGTGGATGAGGCACCGGAAGCTATCCCAGGCAGTCAGGCCAATGTTAACGGGGCGCTCCTTCACTTGATGGAAGCTGCATGCGGGGCCCTCCAGTGCCCTCCGTATGTTGATGGTCGTGAAATACAGTGCGTGATCTGTAGCATTTGA
- the LOC139944393 gene encoding short-chain collagen C4-like isoform X2 has protein sequence MSTENGHAEGNMTFQSGFHTPQTVLTCRDGKDGKDGRDGRDGKNGEVGRDGRDCHPGQPTSPLQPIGPGQPGEPGPPGERGQPGKQGPSGETGQHGERGPRGEAGPQGQQGRSSSGPTYIRWGRTTCPNQAGTELVYQGYGAGAYYDHKGGTSDLLCLPTDPDVPASYRDGFQENSRLYGMEYQVYSFDPFSHENSEVINDNDVPCAVCRLTNRSTQVLFPAKNECPDNWTKEYKGYLMSAHKVNARKQAVCVDEAPEAIPGSQANVNGALLHLMEAACGALQCPPYVDGREIQCVICSI, from the exons ATGTCTACTGAGAACGGCCATGCTGAGGGGAATATGACGTTTCAATCGGGATTTCATACTCCCCAAACTG TTTTAACTTGCCGAGACGGAAAAGATGGGAAGGATGGCAGAGACGGTCGTGACGGAAAGAACGGAGAAGTTGGACGGGATGGAAGGGACTGCCACCCTGGACAACCCACTAGTCCATTACAACCTATTGGACCGGGACAACCCGGTGAGCCAGGACCACCCGGTGAGCGAGGCCAACCCGGTAAGCAAGGACCAAGTGGTGAGACAGGACAACATGGTGAAAGAGGACCACGCGGTGAGGCAGGGCCACAAGGACAACAG GGGCGTAGTTCTTCAGGACCGACATACATTCGGTGGGGAAGAACCACTTGTCCAAACCAGGCAGGCACAGAGCTCGTATATCAAG GTTATGGTGCTGGTGCATATTATGACCATAAGGGAGGGACTTCGGATCTcttatgtctcccaactgatcCAGATGTACCTGCTTCATACAGAGATGGATTCCAAGAAAACTCACGCCTTTATGGAATGGAATACCAAGTCTACTCATTTGACCCATTTTCTCACGAGAACTCCGAAGTTATTAACGACAATGACGTGCCTTGTGCGGTGTGTCGTCTCACCAATCGAAGCACTCAGGTGTTGTTTCCCGCCAAGAACGAATGTCCTGACAACTGGACAAAGGAATACAAGGGTTACCTCATGTCAGCTCACAAGGTCAACGCGAGGAAGCAAGCTGTATGTGTGGATGAGGCACCGGAAGCTATCCCAGGCAGTCAGGCCAATGTTAACGGGGCGCTCCTTCACTTGATGGAAGCTGCATGCGGGGCCCTCCAGTGCCCTCCGTATGTTGATGGTCGTGAAATACAGTGCGTGATCTGTAGCATTTGA